One Channa argus isolate prfri chromosome 15, Channa argus male v1.0, whole genome shotgun sequence DNA segment encodes these proteins:
- the arhgap17b gene encoding rho GTPase-activating protein 17b isoform X1 has translation MKKQFNRMKQLANQTVGRAEKTEVLSDDLIQIEKRLEAVRLVAHNTHKRLVSCLQSQPGTDTDKRHKKLPLTALSQVVQDGSTQLGEDSSIGKMMDVCGETLSKVATELMNYEVQIERDVLDPLNQLAEVEIPNILKQRKQLAKLVLDYDSAKTRWYQATKSNNQAMAAKADSLKDEMDEALNKVEICKDQLSADLYNFSSKEGDYARYYVMLLEAQAVYHRRSLAALEAAIPTIHIQQDSWIEKPAFGMALEEHLKRSNREIALPIEACVMMLLETGMKEEGLFRIAAGASKLKKLKAALDCSTSQLEEFYSDPHAVAGALKSYLRELPEPLMTFGLYDEWIQASNVSDPDKRLQALWVTCDHLPKTHKANLRYLVKFLAKLAQDSDVNKMTPSNIAIVLGPNLLWAKTEGTLAEMAAATSVHVVAIIEPIIQHADWFFPEEVDFNVSGMFAMPSHPPTPDPESSLDRKRPGSLVGQEGDSHTPRKDSTVNKQPEPIPRRTSAVNRKQPQLTSPTFQPPLPPLEIWGPSHPEPQPQPLSTATEAEQLGLNGAGSAAAGGGSGGCLGGGGVQVATVQPQVVPQLSAEESSPAREMMSTPPPQRNGSVHLTVGTPQPQGGSRGPSPHMVRRGTKKQAPAPPKQASPFSSQPTNTQAPVTPQYPPITPRRNPSKDSLIQAPSHPPPQPPQAHQAQGETEPSPPSSPTLIDTHDVSHSTLLHSYHSGSLPRPSRPVPRPRPRPSMPPPPQPAASDNGNDLCSSSSKIITDGGLVLKGMGRALIPEVIVDHQEESSAGQEPTITTTPAPPADPHIQTESTAL, from the exons ATGAAGAAACAGTTCAATCGCATGAAGCAACTTGCCAACCAAACAGTTGGAAG GGCTGAAAAAACTGAGGTGCTGAGTGATGATCTCATACAG ATCGAGAAACGGTTGGAGGCGGTGCGTTTGGTGGCCCACAACACGCACAAGAGGCTGGTGTCATGTCTGCAGAGTCAACCGGGCACGGACACTGACAAGAGACAT AAAAAACTGCCCCTGACAGCGCTGTCCCAGGTCGTGCAGGATGGAAGCACTCAGCTGGGGGAGGACAGTTCTATTGG CAAGATGATGGATGTGTGTGGGGAGACACTGAGCAAAGTAGCCACAGAACTGATGAACTATGAAGTGCAGATTGAGAGAGACGTCCTGGACCCCCTTAACCAACTGGCAGAG GTTGAGATTCCCAATATACTAAAACAGAGGAAGCAACTTGCCAAGCTGGTTCTCGACTATGACTCAGCCAAGACAAG GTGGTACCAGGCCACAAAGTCCAATAACCAGGCAATGGCAGCTAAGGCTGATTCTCTCAAAGACGAGATGGACGAGGCTCTCAATAAAGTAGAAATATGTAAG GACCAACTTTCTGCAGACCTCTACAACTTTTCTTCCAAAGAGGGAGACTATGCACGTTATTATGTCATG TTATTAGAGGCCCAGGCCGTCTACCACAGGAGGTCTCTGGCAGCTCTGGAGGCAGCTATACCAACGATTCACATACAGCAAG ACTCCTGGATAGAGAAGCCAGCGTTCGGAATGGCCCTGGAGGAACACCTGAAGAGGAGTAACCGTGAGATCGCTCTGCCCATTGAGGCCTGCGTCATGATGCTGCTGGAAACTGGCATGAAAGAGGAG GGACTCTTCAGAATAGCTGCAGGAGCTTCAAAGCTCAAAAAGCTCAAAGCAGCACTGGACTGTTCCACATCGCAGCTCGAAGAATTTTACTCTGATCCTCACGCCGTCGCTG GAGCCCTGAAGTCTTACCTCAGGGAACTTCCTGAACCGCTAATGACGTTTGGCCTGTACGACGAGTGGATACAGGCCTCCAA TGTGTCAGACCCTGATAAGAGGCTTCAGGCTCTGTGGGTGACATGTGACCATTTGCCAAAGACTCACAAAGCCAACCTCAG GTATCTTGTAAAGTTCCTCGCTAAACTGGCTCAGGACAGTGATGTTAATAAAATGACTCCCAGCAACATTGCCATTGTGCTGGGACCCAATCTGCTCTGGGCCAAGACTGAGGG GACTCTGGCAGAAATGGCGGCAGCAACATCTGTCCATGTAGTCGCCATCATTGAGCCAATCATTCAACATGCTGATTGGTTCTTCCCTGAGG AGGTCGACTTCAACGTGTCGGGCATGTTCGCCATGCCCAGCCACCCTCCAACCCCAGACCCTGAATCCAGCCTGGATAGGAAACGCCCTGGCAGCCTGGTGGGGCAGGAAGGGGACAGTCACACTCCCCGTAAAGACAG CACTGTTAACAAACAGCCGGAGCCCATTCCACGTAGAACCAGCGCTGTAAATAGAAAGCAGCCACAGCTAACCTCACCCACCTTCCAACCCCCACTGCCCCCTCTGGAAATCTGGGGTCCTTCCCACCCTGAGCCACAGCCCCAGCCTCTGTCCACGGCTACAGAGGCTGAGCAGCTTGGCTTGAATGGAGCTGGtagtgctgctgctggtggtggtagtggtggttgTCTGGGTGGTGGTGGGGTCCAGGTAGCTACAGTGCAACCTCAGGTTGTACCCCAGCTCAGCGCAGAGGAGAGCAG CCCAGCCCGTGAGATGATGTCCACTCCCCCTCCCCAGAGGAATGGTTCCGTCCATCTTACAGTAGGAACCCCTCAGCCTCAGGGTGGGTCCAGAGGGCCTAGTCCACACATGGTCCGCAGAG GCACCAAGAAGCAGGCCCCAGCTCCACCAAAACAAGCAAGCCCCTTCTCCTCCCAGCCCACTAACACCCAGGCACCAGTTACTCCTCAGTACCCACCCATCACACCTCGACGCAACCCCAGCAAAGACAGCTTAATCCAGGCTCCGAGCCACCCGCCGCCACAGCCTCCTCAAGCCCACCAAGCCCAGGGGGAGACTGAGCCCTCTCCCCCCAGCTCTCCCACCCTTATCGACACTCATGATGTATCCCACTCCACCCTTCTGCATTCCTACCACTCTGGATCTCTCCCTCGGCCTTCCAGGCCAGTTCCAAGGCCACGTCCTCGACCCAGCATGCCACCACCCCCACAACCTGCAGCAAGCGACAATGGAAACGACCTGTGCAGCTCCTCCTCCAAGATCATAACCG ACGGAGGTCTGGTCCTAAAGGGGATGGGACGAGCCCTCATCCCCGAGGTAATTGTGGACCACCAAGAGGAAAGCTCTGCTGGTCAAGAgcccaccatcaccaccaccccAGCCCCACCCGCAGACCCTCACATCCAAACAGAAAGCACTGCTctgtga
- the arhgap17b gene encoding rho GTPase-activating protein 17b isoform X3 produces the protein MKKQFNRMKQLANQTVGRAEKTEVLSDDLIQIEKRLEAVRLVAHNTHKRLVSCLQSQPGTDTDKRHKKLPLTALSQVVQDGSTQLGEDSSIGKMMDVCGETLSKVATELMNYEVQIERDVLDPLNQLAEVEIPNILKQRKQLAKLVLDYDSAKTRWYQATKSNNQAMAAKADSLKDEMDEALNKVEICKDQLSADLYNFSSKEGDYARYYVMLLEAQAVYHRRSLAALEAAIPTIHIQQDSWIEKPAFGMALEEHLKRSNREIALPIEACVMMLLETGMKEEGLFRIAAGASKLKKLKAALDCSTSQLEEFYSDPHAVAGALKSYLRELPEPLMTFGLYDEWIQASNVSDPDKRLQALWVTCDHLPKTHKANLRYLVKFLAKLAQDSDVNKMTPSNIAIVLGPNLLWAKTEGTLAEMAAATSVHVVAIIEPIIQHADWFFPEEVDFNVSGMFAMPSHPPTPDPESSLDRKRPGSLVGQEGDSHTPRKDSPAREMMSTPPPQRNGSVHLTVGTPQPQGGSRGPSPHMVRRGTKKQAPAPPKQASPFSSQPTNTQAPVTPQYPPITPRRNPSKDSLIQAPSHPPPQPPQAHQAQGETEPSPPSSPTLIDTHDVSHSTLLHSYHSGSLPRPSRPVPRPRPRPSMPPPPQPAASDNGNDLCSSSSKIITDGGLVLKGMGRALIPEVIVDHQEESSAGQEPTITTTPAPPADPHIQTESTAL, from the exons ATGAAGAAACAGTTCAATCGCATGAAGCAACTTGCCAACCAAACAGTTGGAAG GGCTGAAAAAACTGAGGTGCTGAGTGATGATCTCATACAG ATCGAGAAACGGTTGGAGGCGGTGCGTTTGGTGGCCCACAACACGCACAAGAGGCTGGTGTCATGTCTGCAGAGTCAACCGGGCACGGACACTGACAAGAGACAT AAAAAACTGCCCCTGACAGCGCTGTCCCAGGTCGTGCAGGATGGAAGCACTCAGCTGGGGGAGGACAGTTCTATTGG CAAGATGATGGATGTGTGTGGGGAGACACTGAGCAAAGTAGCCACAGAACTGATGAACTATGAAGTGCAGATTGAGAGAGACGTCCTGGACCCCCTTAACCAACTGGCAGAG GTTGAGATTCCCAATATACTAAAACAGAGGAAGCAACTTGCCAAGCTGGTTCTCGACTATGACTCAGCCAAGACAAG GTGGTACCAGGCCACAAAGTCCAATAACCAGGCAATGGCAGCTAAGGCTGATTCTCTCAAAGACGAGATGGACGAGGCTCTCAATAAAGTAGAAATATGTAAG GACCAACTTTCTGCAGACCTCTACAACTTTTCTTCCAAAGAGGGAGACTATGCACGTTATTATGTCATG TTATTAGAGGCCCAGGCCGTCTACCACAGGAGGTCTCTGGCAGCTCTGGAGGCAGCTATACCAACGATTCACATACAGCAAG ACTCCTGGATAGAGAAGCCAGCGTTCGGAATGGCCCTGGAGGAACACCTGAAGAGGAGTAACCGTGAGATCGCTCTGCCCATTGAGGCCTGCGTCATGATGCTGCTGGAAACTGGCATGAAAGAGGAG GGACTCTTCAGAATAGCTGCAGGAGCTTCAAAGCTCAAAAAGCTCAAAGCAGCACTGGACTGTTCCACATCGCAGCTCGAAGAATTTTACTCTGATCCTCACGCCGTCGCTG GAGCCCTGAAGTCTTACCTCAGGGAACTTCCTGAACCGCTAATGACGTTTGGCCTGTACGACGAGTGGATACAGGCCTCCAA TGTGTCAGACCCTGATAAGAGGCTTCAGGCTCTGTGGGTGACATGTGACCATTTGCCAAAGACTCACAAAGCCAACCTCAG GTATCTTGTAAAGTTCCTCGCTAAACTGGCTCAGGACAGTGATGTTAATAAAATGACTCCCAGCAACATTGCCATTGTGCTGGGACCCAATCTGCTCTGGGCCAAGACTGAGGG GACTCTGGCAGAAATGGCGGCAGCAACATCTGTCCATGTAGTCGCCATCATTGAGCCAATCATTCAACATGCTGATTGGTTCTTCCCTGAGG AGGTCGACTTCAACGTGTCGGGCATGTTCGCCATGCCCAGCCACCCTCCAACCCCAGACCCTGAATCCAGCCTGGATAGGAAACGCCCTGGCAGCCTGGTGGGGCAGGAAGGGGACAGTCACACTCCCCGTAAAGACAG CCCAGCCCGTGAGATGATGTCCACTCCCCCTCCCCAGAGGAATGGTTCCGTCCATCTTACAGTAGGAACCCCTCAGCCTCAGGGTGGGTCCAGAGGGCCTAGTCCACACATGGTCCGCAGAG GCACCAAGAAGCAGGCCCCAGCTCCACCAAAACAAGCAAGCCCCTTCTCCTCCCAGCCCACTAACACCCAGGCACCAGTTACTCCTCAGTACCCACCCATCACACCTCGACGCAACCCCAGCAAAGACAGCTTAATCCAGGCTCCGAGCCACCCGCCGCCACAGCCTCCTCAAGCCCACCAAGCCCAGGGGGAGACTGAGCCCTCTCCCCCCAGCTCTCCCACCCTTATCGACACTCATGATGTATCCCACTCCACCCTTCTGCATTCCTACCACTCTGGATCTCTCCCTCGGCCTTCCAGGCCAGTTCCAAGGCCACGTCCTCGACCCAGCATGCCACCACCCCCACAACCTGCAGCAAGCGACAATGGAAACGACCTGTGCAGCTCCTCCTCCAAGATCATAACCG ACGGAGGTCTGGTCCTAAAGGGGATGGGACGAGCCCTCATCCCCGAGGTAATTGTGGACCACCAAGAGGAAAGCTCTGCTGGTCAAGAgcccaccatcaccaccaccccAGCCCCACCCGCAGACCCTCACATCCAAACAGAAAGCACTGCTctgtga
- the arhgap17b gene encoding rho GTPase-activating protein 17b isoform X2, translating to MKKQFNRMKQLANQTVGRAEKTEVLSDDLIQIEKRLEAVRLVAHNTHKRLVSCLQSQPGTDTDKRHKKLPLTALSQVVQDGSTQLGEDSSIGKMMDVCGETLSKVATELMNYEVQIERDVLDPLNQLAEVEIPNILKQRKQLAKLVLDYDSAKTRWYQATKSNNQAMAAKADSLKDEMDEALNKVEICKDQLSADLYNFSSKEGDYARYYVMLLEAQAVYHRRSLAALEAAIPTIHIQQDSWIEKPAFGMALEEHLKRSNREIALPIEACVMMLLETGMKEEGLFRIAAGASKLKKLKAALDCSTSQLEEFYSDPHAVAGALKSYLRELPEPLMTFGLYDEWIQASNVSDPDKRLQALWVTCDHLPKTHKANLRYLVKFLAKLAQDSDVNKMTPSNIAIVLGPNLLWAKTEGTLAEMAAATSVHVVAIIEPIIQHADWFFPEEVDFNVSGMFAMPSHPPTPDPESSLDRKRPGSLVGQEGDSHTPRKDSTVNKQPEPIPRRTSAVNRKQPQLTSPTFQPPLPPLEIWGPSHPEPQPQPLSTATEAEQLGLNGAGSAAAGGGSGGCLGGGGVQVATVQPQVVPQLSAEESSPAREMMSTPPPQRNGSVHLTVGTPQPQGGSRGPSPHMVRRGTKKQAPAPPKQASPFSSQPTNTQAPVTPQYPPITPRRNPSKDSLIQAPSHPPPQPPQAHQAQGETEPSPPSSPTLIDTHDVSHSTLLHSYHSGSLPRPSRPVPRPRPRPSMPPPPQPAASDNGNDLCSSSSKIITDV from the exons ATGAAGAAACAGTTCAATCGCATGAAGCAACTTGCCAACCAAACAGTTGGAAG GGCTGAAAAAACTGAGGTGCTGAGTGATGATCTCATACAG ATCGAGAAACGGTTGGAGGCGGTGCGTTTGGTGGCCCACAACACGCACAAGAGGCTGGTGTCATGTCTGCAGAGTCAACCGGGCACGGACACTGACAAGAGACAT AAAAAACTGCCCCTGACAGCGCTGTCCCAGGTCGTGCAGGATGGAAGCACTCAGCTGGGGGAGGACAGTTCTATTGG CAAGATGATGGATGTGTGTGGGGAGACACTGAGCAAAGTAGCCACAGAACTGATGAACTATGAAGTGCAGATTGAGAGAGACGTCCTGGACCCCCTTAACCAACTGGCAGAG GTTGAGATTCCCAATATACTAAAACAGAGGAAGCAACTTGCCAAGCTGGTTCTCGACTATGACTCAGCCAAGACAAG GTGGTACCAGGCCACAAAGTCCAATAACCAGGCAATGGCAGCTAAGGCTGATTCTCTCAAAGACGAGATGGACGAGGCTCTCAATAAAGTAGAAATATGTAAG GACCAACTTTCTGCAGACCTCTACAACTTTTCTTCCAAAGAGGGAGACTATGCACGTTATTATGTCATG TTATTAGAGGCCCAGGCCGTCTACCACAGGAGGTCTCTGGCAGCTCTGGAGGCAGCTATACCAACGATTCACATACAGCAAG ACTCCTGGATAGAGAAGCCAGCGTTCGGAATGGCCCTGGAGGAACACCTGAAGAGGAGTAACCGTGAGATCGCTCTGCCCATTGAGGCCTGCGTCATGATGCTGCTGGAAACTGGCATGAAAGAGGAG GGACTCTTCAGAATAGCTGCAGGAGCTTCAAAGCTCAAAAAGCTCAAAGCAGCACTGGACTGTTCCACATCGCAGCTCGAAGAATTTTACTCTGATCCTCACGCCGTCGCTG GAGCCCTGAAGTCTTACCTCAGGGAACTTCCTGAACCGCTAATGACGTTTGGCCTGTACGACGAGTGGATACAGGCCTCCAA TGTGTCAGACCCTGATAAGAGGCTTCAGGCTCTGTGGGTGACATGTGACCATTTGCCAAAGACTCACAAAGCCAACCTCAG GTATCTTGTAAAGTTCCTCGCTAAACTGGCTCAGGACAGTGATGTTAATAAAATGACTCCCAGCAACATTGCCATTGTGCTGGGACCCAATCTGCTCTGGGCCAAGACTGAGGG GACTCTGGCAGAAATGGCGGCAGCAACATCTGTCCATGTAGTCGCCATCATTGAGCCAATCATTCAACATGCTGATTGGTTCTTCCCTGAGG AGGTCGACTTCAACGTGTCGGGCATGTTCGCCATGCCCAGCCACCCTCCAACCCCAGACCCTGAATCCAGCCTGGATAGGAAACGCCCTGGCAGCCTGGTGGGGCAGGAAGGGGACAGTCACACTCCCCGTAAAGACAG CACTGTTAACAAACAGCCGGAGCCCATTCCACGTAGAACCAGCGCTGTAAATAGAAAGCAGCCACAGCTAACCTCACCCACCTTCCAACCCCCACTGCCCCCTCTGGAAATCTGGGGTCCTTCCCACCCTGAGCCACAGCCCCAGCCTCTGTCCACGGCTACAGAGGCTGAGCAGCTTGGCTTGAATGGAGCTGGtagtgctgctgctggtggtggtagtggtggttgTCTGGGTGGTGGTGGGGTCCAGGTAGCTACAGTGCAACCTCAGGTTGTACCCCAGCTCAGCGCAGAGGAGAGCAG CCCAGCCCGTGAGATGATGTCCACTCCCCCTCCCCAGAGGAATGGTTCCGTCCATCTTACAGTAGGAACCCCTCAGCCTCAGGGTGGGTCCAGAGGGCCTAGTCCACACATGGTCCGCAGAG GCACCAAGAAGCAGGCCCCAGCTCCACCAAAACAAGCAAGCCCCTTCTCCTCCCAGCCCACTAACACCCAGGCACCAGTTACTCCTCAGTACCCACCCATCACACCTCGACGCAACCCCAGCAAAGACAGCTTAATCCAGGCTCCGAGCCACCCGCCGCCACAGCCTCCTCAAGCCCACCAAGCCCAGGGGGAGACTGAGCCCTCTCCCCCCAGCTCTCCCACCCTTATCGACACTCATGATGTATCCCACTCCACCCTTCTGCATTCCTACCACTCTGGATCTCTCCCTCGGCCTTCCAGGCCAGTTCCAAGGCCACGTCCTCGACCCAGCATGCCACCACCCCCACAACCTGCAGCAAGCGACAATGGAAACGACCTGTGCAGCTCCTCCTCCAAGATCATAACCG ATGTGTGA